In Firmicutes bacterium ASF500, a single genomic region encodes these proteins:
- the cntK gene encoding Histidine racemase, with the protein MAGGEFCGNATRAFGMFTADGLGRPSSVQVEVSGCDTLITVDVDWSKHTARSQMPLPRSVAPAEADGQAGTLVDLGGIAHFVVEGVAPSLEFFQKAEPLFQDIPELDAYGVIFLDTVKGTMTPLVKVPAAGSLVWEGSCGSGSLAAAVAQSGKASDGSFVRDYIQPAGIVQAEVVRQNGRITSAYIGGPVILDPPVEIKLS; encoded by the coding sequence ATGGCCGGCGGGGAGTTCTGCGGCAACGCCACCCGGGCCTTTGGGATGTTCACCGCCGACGGCCTGGGCCGGCCCAGCAGCGTCCAGGTGGAGGTCAGCGGCTGTGACACTCTGATTACCGTAGACGTGGACTGGAGTAAGCACACCGCCCGCTCTCAGATGCCTCTCCCCCGGTCTGTCGCCCCCGCCGAGGCGGACGGCCAGGCCGGTACCCTGGTGGACCTGGGCGGCATCGCCCACTTTGTGGTGGAGGGCGTCGCCCCCAGCCTGGAGTTTTTCCAAAAGGCCGAGCCCCTCTTCCAGGACATCCCCGAGCTGGACGCCTACGGCGTCATCTTCCTGGATACAGTCAAGGGCACCATGACCCCCTTGGTCAAGGTACCCGCCGCCGGCAGTCTGGTTTGGGAGGGCAGCTGCGGCTCCGGCTCCCTGGCCGCCGCCGTAGCCCAGAGCGGAAAGGCCTCCGACGGCTCCTTCGTCCGGGACTATATCCAGCCCGCCGGCATTGTCCAGGCCGAGGTCGTCCGCCAAAACGGCCGAATCACCTCCGCCTACATCGGCGGCCCCGTGATTCTGGACCCCCCTGTGGAAATCAAGCTCTCATAA
- the ndhS gene encoding Nicotinate dehydrogenase small FeS subunit, which produces MKLDFFVNDEAVSLETEPQRRLLDLLREDLGLTGTKEGCSEGECGACTVLLDGKAVHSCLTLAAQLQGRHVTTIEGLEKNGELDILQRCFVEEIAIQCGFCTTGMIMSAKALLLQNPNPTPEEIRTALSGNICRCSGYVQIVNAVSRAASEMGGGV; this is translated from the coding sequence ATGAAGCTGGATTTTTTTGTCAATGATGAGGCGGTCTCCCTGGAGACAGAGCCTCAGCGCCGCCTGCTGGACCTCCTCCGGGAGGACCTGGGCCTAACGGGCACCAAGGAGGGCTGCTCCGAGGGGGAGTGCGGGGCCTGCACCGTCCTGCTGGACGGCAAGGCGGTCCACTCCTGCCTCACACTGGCCGCCCAGCTCCAGGGCCGCCATGTGACCACCATCGAGGGGCTGGAGAAAAACGGGGAGCTGGACATCCTCCAGCGGTGCTTTGTGGAGGAGATCGCCATTCAGTGCGGCTTCTGCACCACCGGGATGATTATGTCGGCCAAGGCCCTCCTTCTCCAGAACCCCAACCCCACCCCGGAGGAGATTCGCACCGCCCTGTCGGGCAATATCTGCCGCTGCTCCGGCTATGTGCAGATCGTCAACGCCGTCAGCCGGGCGGCCAGCGAGATGGGAGGCGGCGTATGA
- the ldh gene encoding L-lactate dehydrogenase, protein MTTNYRKAAVIGCGFVGASIAFRFLQQGLFSHLVLLDANREKAEGEAMDLSDGLPYGASMEITAGTYDDLADCGLVVITAGVNQKPGETRLELIGRNAAILKSIIGEITARPFGGILLIVSNPVDVLTYAARALSGYPRERVIGSGTVLDTARLKQLLGEELGVDSRNVHAFIVGEHGDSELAVWSGANVSGLGLDDFCRLRGKALSAGDMDRLYREVRDSANEIIKRKGATYYGIAMAVGRIAECIVKDEHAILPISVTLEGEYGLDGVALSVPSIVGKNGLEKVLEIPLGEAERSALSASVQQLREAVNSLKLHP, encoded by the coding sequence ATGACGACGAATTACAGAAAGGCCGCTGTGATCGGCTGCGGCTTTGTGGGGGCCTCCATCGCCTTCCGGTTTTTACAGCAGGGGCTGTTCTCCCATCTGGTCCTTCTGGACGCCAACCGGGAGAAGGCGGAAGGAGAGGCCATGGACCTGAGCGACGGCCTGCCCTACGGGGCCTCTATGGAGATCACCGCCGGGACCTACGACGACCTGGCGGACTGCGGGCTGGTGGTCATCACCGCCGGGGTGAACCAGAAGCCCGGGGAGACCCGCCTGGAGCTCATCGGGCGGAACGCCGCCATTTTGAAGAGCATCATCGGGGAGATCACCGCCCGGCCCTTCGGGGGCATTCTGCTCATTGTCTCCAACCCGGTGGACGTGCTGACCTACGCCGCCCGGGCCCTGTCCGGCTACCCCCGGGAGCGAGTGATCGGCTCGGGCACCGTGCTGGACACCGCCCGGCTCAAGCAGCTGCTGGGGGAGGAGCTGGGGGTGGACAGCCGGAACGTCCACGCCTTTATCGTCGGCGAGCACGGGGACAGCGAGCTTGCGGTGTGGAGCGGGGCCAACGTCTCCGGCCTGGGCCTGGACGACTTCTGCCGCCTCCGGGGCAAGGCGCTGAGCGCCGGGGACATGGACCGGCTGTACCGGGAGGTCCGGGACAGCGCCAATGAGATCATCAAGCGCAAGGGGGCCACCTACTACGGCATCGCTATGGCCGTGGGCCGCATCGCCGAGTGCATCGTCAAGGACGAGCACGCCATCCTTCCCATCTCGGTGACGCTGGAGGGGGAGTACGGCCTGGACGGGGTGGCCCTCAGCGTCCCGTCCATCGTGGGGAAGAACGGCCTGGAGAAGGTTTTGGAAATCCCCCTGGGCGAGGCGGAGCGCTCCGCCCTCAGCGCCTCCGTCCAACAGCTCCGGGAGGCGGTCAACTCTCTGAAACTGCACCCGTAG
- the exoA gene encoding Exodeoxyribonuclease produces the protein MVFISWNVNGLRACMKKGFSEFYQAQRPDFLCLQETKMERGQADIPLGEGVLEFWSSAEKKGYSGTAVFTPHAPIDAAYGMDIDQHDHEGRLITLEYEAFYLVCCYTPNAQNELKRIDYRMSWEDDLRDYLMSLDKTKPVIYCGDLNVAHEEIDLKNPKTNRGNAGFSDQEREKMTALLSSGFTDTFRFLYPDREGAYSWWSYRFNARKNNAGWRIDYFIVSDRLRDKILRAEILADVEGSDHCPVLLELDI, from the coding sequence ATGGTATTTATTTCCTGGAACGTAAACGGCCTGCGGGCCTGCATGAAAAAGGGGTTTTCCGAATTTTATCAGGCCCAGCGGCCTGACTTTCTCTGCCTCCAGGAGACCAAAATGGAGCGGGGACAGGCGGACATCCCTCTGGGGGAGGGCGTTTTGGAGTTCTGGAGCTCCGCCGAGAAGAAGGGCTATTCCGGCACCGCCGTCTTTACCCCCCACGCCCCTATCGACGCCGCCTACGGCATGGACATCGACCAGCACGACCACGAGGGGCGGCTCATCACCCTGGAGTATGAGGCGTTCTATCTGGTTTGCTGCTACACCCCCAACGCCCAGAACGAATTGAAGCGGATCGACTACCGCATGAGCTGGGAGGACGACCTGCGGGACTACCTCATGTCGCTGGACAAAACCAAGCCGGTGATCTACTGCGGCGACCTGAACGTGGCCCATGAGGAGATCGACCTGAAAAACCCCAAAACCAACCGGGGAAACGCCGGCTTCTCCGACCAGGAGCGGGAGAAGATGACCGCCCTGCTCTCCTCCGGCTTTACCGACACCTTCCGGTTCCTCTACCCCGACCGGGAGGGAGCATATTCCTGGTGGTCCTACCGCTTCAACGCCCGGAAAAACAACGCCGGGTGGCGCATCGACTACTTCATCGTCTCCGACCGCCTGCGGGACAAAATCCTCCGGGCGGAGATTCTGGCGGACGTGGAGGGCAGCGACCACTGCCCGGTACTGCTGGAGTTGGATATTTAA
- a CDS encoding hypothetical protein (UPF0398 protein YpsA) produces the protein MREQTCCFTGHRHIPEADREKIKHRLETVITSLYQRGVCYYGAGGALGFDTLAAQAVLRLRERYPALKLILVLPCLNQTKGWRPEDIAVYDQIKAGADKVVYTSQTYTPGCMHKRNRYLVDNSGTCVCYLTKQTGGTAYTVQYAKSRGLNIIDLSK, from the coding sequence ATGCGCGAACAGACCTGCTGCTTCACCGGACACCGGCACATCCCGGAGGCGGACCGGGAAAAAATAAAGCACAGACTGGAAACCGTCATTACCAGTCTGTACCAGAGGGGCGTCTGTTATTACGGTGCCGGGGGCGCTCTGGGCTTTGACACGCTGGCCGCTCAGGCGGTACTGCGCCTGCGGGAGCGGTACCCCGCCCTGAAATTGATTCTGGTCCTCCCCTGCCTCAACCAGACCAAGGGCTGGAGGCCGGAGGACATCGCAGTATACGACCAGATCAAGGCCGGCGCGGACAAGGTGGTCTACACCTCCCAGACCTACACCCCCGGCTGTATGCACAAGCGGAACCGGTACCTGGTGGACAACAGCGGCACCTGCGTCTGCTACCTCACAAAGCAGACCGGCGGCACCGCCTATACCGTCCAATACGCCAAATCCCGCGGGCTCAATATCATTGACCTGTCCAAATGA
- the hutH_1 gene encoding Histidine ammonia-lyase has translation MMNPKEIKHIVLDGHSLTLESFVAVARYNATVELAGSALEAMKKSRALAEKIAEEGRVAYGITTGFGDFQKVAVPEEMSNQLSTNLILSHCTATGDPYSEEVSRGMLLLRANALCGGVSGVRPILVEMMIEMLNKGVHPWVPQKGSLGSSGDLAPLAHMTLPLLGRGQAYYKGELMSGAEAMSKAGIATLETLVCKEGLGMTNGTCAMTSVGSLALYDTICAAQLGDIIGSMDFEGLTGLRNAFDPRIHQVRGQKGQMLVAANMRKLLEGSEILDNCQKDRVQDAYALRCIPQLHGAVRDALDYVLDKVEIELNAVTDNPLIFLEDEAVISGGNFHGEPMAIPFDTLGIACSEIANASERRTERMVNAALSNGLTPFLTTKPGVNSGFMIVQYSAASMVSENKVLAHPASVDSIPSSANQEDIVSMGTTAGRKAGMIVQNTYSVLADELLTACQAIDIRRNLNTHGQGIAPVHEALLKHVREKVAFYEIDREIWPDIVEVEKMVRSGELLDIVREFVPDFQ, from the coding sequence ATGATGAATCCCAAGGAAATCAAGCACATCGTTCTGGACGGCCACAGCCTGACTCTGGAGAGCTTCGTCGCCGTTGCCCGGTACAACGCCACCGTGGAGCTGGCCGGTTCCGCCCTGGAGGCCATGAAGAAGTCCCGCGCCCTGGCCGAGAAGATCGCCGAGGAGGGCCGCGTGGCCTACGGCATCACCACCGGCTTCGGCGATTTCCAGAAGGTGGCCGTCCCCGAGGAGATGAGCAACCAGCTGTCCACCAATCTGATCCTCAGCCACTGCACCGCCACCGGCGACCCCTACTCTGAGGAGGTCTCCCGGGGCATGCTCCTGCTGCGGGCCAACGCCCTGTGCGGCGGCGTGTCCGGCGTGCGCCCCATCCTGGTGGAAATGATGATCGAGATGCTCAACAAGGGCGTCCACCCCTGGGTCCCCCAGAAGGGCTCCCTGGGCTCCTCCGGCGACCTGGCTCCCCTGGCCCACATGACCCTGCCCCTGCTGGGCAGAGGACAGGCCTACTACAAGGGCGAGCTGATGTCCGGCGCCGAGGCTATGTCCAAGGCCGGCATCGCCACCCTGGAGACTCTGGTGTGCAAGGAGGGCCTTGGCATGACCAACGGCACCTGCGCCATGACCTCCGTGGGCTCCCTGGCTCTGTACGACACCATCTGCGCCGCTCAGCTGGGCGATATCATCGGCTCCATGGACTTCGAGGGCCTCACCGGCCTGCGCAACGCCTTTGACCCCCGCATCCATCAGGTCCGCGGCCAGAAGGGCCAGATGCTGGTGGCCGCCAACATGCGCAAGCTGCTGGAGGGCTCCGAGATTCTGGACAACTGCCAGAAGGACCGGGTGCAGGACGCCTACGCCCTGCGCTGCATCCCTCAGCTCCACGGCGCTGTCCGGGACGCGCTGGACTACGTGCTGGACAAGGTGGAGATCGAGCTCAACGCCGTCACCGACAACCCCCTGATCTTCCTGGAGGACGAGGCTGTCATCTCCGGCGGCAACTTCCACGGCGAGCCCATGGCCATCCCCTTCGACACCCTGGGTATTGCCTGCTCCGAGATCGCCAACGCCTCTGAGCGCCGCACCGAGCGCATGGTCAACGCCGCTCTGTCCAACGGCCTGACCCCCTTCCTCACCACCAAGCCCGGCGTCAACTCCGGCTTTATGATCGTGCAGTACTCCGCCGCCTCCATGGTGTCCGAGAACAAGGTGCTGGCCCACCCCGCCAGCGTGGACTCCATCCCCTCCTCCGCCAACCAGGAGGACATCGTGTCCATGGGCACCACCGCCGGCCGCAAAGCGGGCATGATCGTCCAGAACACCTACTCCGTCCTGGCCGACGAGCTGCTCACCGCCTGCCAGGCCATCGACATCCGCCGGAACCTGAACACCCACGGCCAGGGCATCGCCCCCGTCCATGAGGCTCTGCTGAAGCATGTCCGTGAGAAGGTGGCCTTCTACGAGATCGACCGGGAGATCTGGCCCGACATCGTGGAGGTGGAGAAGATGGTCCGCAGCGGCGAGCTGCTGGACATCGTCCGGGAGTTCGTCCCCGACTTCCAGTAA
- the xdhA gene encoding Putative xanthine dehydrogenase molybdenum-binding subunit XdhA, with protein MRLVGVSHPIQDARGKAAGRTRYAADLSLPHMAHAAMVFSTIPHGYVTAVDDSEALAVEGVYGVLHYFNTPEYCFNRYRSQYSQTLPLEEPVFAKRVRFVGDRVAAVAARDMETARRAAALVKVTYEELPHALTFEEALEGVNCLEGEKAVKDEFTVEVGTPPQADGLVEVTACTELGRLHHAAMEPHVCVADYDSDLDELTLYSPNQSVHGVRTVVADMLEMPYNRVRVVKTTMGGSFGSKQEWTVEPVAATVARRLRRPVKLVYDRAEVMRSIVCRGPMRAEMTMRFHKDGVLAGVELELLSDAGAYIANSADYARTLVGKMFRCYRIPYGRAHIRLVSSNTPVSGSFRGWSSPEVALMLEHGMEKAARALDMDPVQLRLKNVLLPGDTDPKSGVPIEEIRTRECLLRGAERFRWAERRREDAAFNAANGRFRRGTAVACAGHGNTYYPRYNDFASAEMRMCEDGSVQVEVSIHDHGCGTGAAFQMIVAEALELSLDKVRLKEADTAHTPFDFGCYASRGTFVVGRAAQLCAQNLREEILKAAAHKLETTPDRLYFEGPAVRSKDDPAVCLSYQEVAWYSLGTLCRELTAQAKHTVDSNPGVTGTHFAQVEVDTWTGLTRVLDYLAVHDVGQSINPEMCAAQIQGAAQMGCGAALREEIEISPKGQGTCSLSKYHLMNAPDLPLIQVELIQDGRSQDGPYGAKSVGEVSFAPAAPAAAAAVNQALGSDLGRIPMTPDRILEYIAKEGC; from the coding sequence ATGCGTCTGGTCGGCGTCAGTCATCCCATTCAGGACGCGCGGGGCAAGGCCGCGGGCCGCACCCGCTATGCCGCGGACCTGAGCCTGCCCCACATGGCCCATGCGGCCATGGTGTTCAGCACCATCCCCCACGGCTATGTCACCGCCGTGGACGACAGCGAGGCCCTGGCGGTGGAGGGGGTCTATGGCGTGCTCCACTACTTCAATACCCCGGAATACTGCTTCAACCGCTACCGCAGTCAATATTCCCAGACCCTGCCCCTGGAGGAGCCGGTCTTTGCCAAGCGGGTCCGCTTTGTGGGCGACCGGGTGGCCGCGGTGGCGGCCCGGGACATGGAGACCGCCCGCCGGGCGGCGGCACTGGTCAAGGTGACCTATGAGGAGCTGCCCCACGCCCTCACCTTCGAGGAGGCCTTGGAGGGCGTCAACTGCCTGGAGGGGGAGAAGGCCGTCAAGGACGAATTTACCGTGGAGGTGGGCACCCCTCCCCAGGCGGACGGCCTGGTGGAGGTCACCGCCTGTACCGAGCTGGGCCGGCTCCACCACGCGGCTATGGAGCCCCACGTCTGTGTGGCGGACTACGACTCCGACCTGGACGAGCTGACCCTGTACAGCCCCAACCAGTCGGTCCACGGCGTCCGCACCGTGGTGGCCGATATGCTGGAAATGCCCTACAACCGGGTCCGGGTGGTCAAGACCACCATGGGCGGCTCCTTCGGCTCCAAGCAGGAGTGGACAGTGGAGCCGGTGGCCGCCACCGTGGCCCGCCGGCTGAGACGGCCTGTCAAGCTGGTCTATGACCGGGCCGAGGTGATGCGCTCCATCGTGTGCCGGGGCCCCATGCGGGCGGAGATGACCATGCGCTTCCACAAAGACGGCGTTCTGGCCGGTGTGGAGCTGGAGCTGCTCAGCGACGCAGGGGCCTATATCGCCAACTCCGCCGACTACGCCCGGACGCTGGTGGGCAAGATGTTCCGCTGTTACCGCATTCCCTATGGCCGGGCCCACATCCGGCTGGTGTCCAGCAACACCCCGGTGTCCGGCTCCTTCCGGGGCTGGAGCAGTCCGGAGGTGGCCCTGATGCTGGAGCACGGGATGGAAAAGGCGGCCCGCGCCCTGGACATGGACCCGGTCCAGCTCCGGCTGAAAAATGTCCTCCTCCCCGGGGATACCGACCCCAAGAGCGGGGTGCCCATTGAGGAGATCCGCACCCGGGAGTGCCTGCTCCGGGGGGCGGAGCGGTTCCGCTGGGCGGAGCGCCGCCGGGAGGACGCCGCCTTCAACGCCGCCAACGGCCGGTTCCGCCGGGGGACCGCCGTGGCCTGCGCCGGACACGGCAACACCTATTACCCCCGGTACAACGACTTTGCCAGCGCGGAGATGCGCATGTGTGAGGACGGCAGTGTTCAGGTAGAGGTCAGCATTCATGACCACGGCTGCGGCACCGGTGCGGCCTTCCAGATGATCGTGGCCGAGGCCCTGGAGCTCTCCCTGGACAAGGTCCGCCTGAAGGAGGCGGACACTGCCCACACCCCCTTCGACTTCGGCTGCTACGCCAGCCGGGGGACCTTTGTGGTGGGCCGGGCGGCTCAGCTGTGCGCCCAGAACCTGCGGGAGGAAATTTTAAAGGCCGCCGCCCACAAGCTGGAGACCACCCCGGACCGCCTCTATTTTGAGGGGCCCGCCGTCCGGAGCAAGGACGACCCGGCGGTGTGCCTCAGCTATCAGGAGGTCGCCTGGTACTCCCTGGGGACCCTGTGCCGAGAGCTCACCGCCCAGGCCAAGCACACGGTGGACTCCAACCCCGGCGTCACCGGCACCCACTTCGCCCAGGTGGAGGTGGATACTTGGACGGGCCTCACCCGGGTGCTGGACTATCTGGCGGTCCACGACGTAGGCCAGTCCATCAACCCGGAGATGTGCGCGGCTCAGATTCAGGGGGCGGCTCAGATGGGCTGCGGCGCGGCCCTGCGGGAGGAGATCGAGATTTCCCCCAAGGGCCAGGGCACCTGCTCCCTGTCCAAGTACCACCTGATGAACGCCCCCGACCTGCCGCTGATCCAGGTGGAGCTGATTCAGGACGGCCGGTCCCAGGACGGCCCCTACGGGGCCAAGTCCGTGGGGGAGGTCAGCTTTGCCCCCGCCGCCCCGGCGGCGGCCGCCGCCGTCAACCAGGCGCTGGGCAGCGACCTGGGCCGGATTCCCATGACGCCCGACCGTATTTTGGAATATATCGCCAAGGAGGGGTGCTGA
- the dauA gene encoding C4-dicarboxylic acid transporter DauA: MKDLTPQLLRSLKHYSRQDFIKDVTAGVIVAIIALPLSIALALASGVAPEQGLYTAIVAGFVISALGGSKVQIAGPTAAFATIVAGIVARNGMEGLAVATILAGLMLIILGLLRLGSMIKFIPYTITTGFTAGIAVTILIGQLKDFFGLTFTHAPVETIEKLEEAVRAFPTANWAAVGVGALALAILCLWPRVKPVQKIPASLIAVVVTAAAVKLMALPVNTIGDLYTISSAPPQLHLPAFSYDTVAAVLPDAFTIAVLAAIESLLSAVVADEMINSRHNSNMELVAQGAGNAASALFGGIPATGAIARTAANIKNGGRSPVAGIVHAGVLLLVLVLLMPYAALIPMPCIAAILFQVAYNMSGWRTVVKVVKRSPKSDVAVLAVTFLLTVIFDLVVAIVVGLSLACLLFMKRMADVAVVKEWEYVEDTGDDQGRMKPVPAHVMVYEISGPMFFGAADKIPHMERASGRSVLILRMRSVPAMDITALNSLQRLYGECRDKGIAVIFSHVNEQPMSVFRKSGLLDAVGEENFAPNIDAALARAAELRQPAVTGAEGK, from the coding sequence ATGAAAGACCTGACGCCCCAGCTGCTGAGGTCCCTCAAGCACTACTCCCGGCAGGACTTCATCAAGGACGTGACCGCCGGGGTCATCGTCGCAATTATCGCCCTGCCCCTGTCCATCGCACTGGCCCTGGCCTCCGGCGTGGCCCCGGAGCAGGGGCTGTACACCGCCATTGTGGCGGGCTTCGTCATATCCGCCCTGGGCGGGAGCAAGGTACAGATTGCCGGTCCCACCGCCGCCTTCGCCACCATCGTGGCGGGCATCGTGGCCCGGAACGGCATGGAGGGGCTGGCCGTCGCCACCATTCTGGCGGGCCTCATGCTCATCATCCTGGGACTCCTGCGTCTGGGGAGCATGATTAAGTTCATCCCTTACACCATCACCACCGGGTTTACGGCGGGCATCGCCGTCACCATCCTGATCGGCCAGCTGAAGGACTTCTTCGGCCTGACCTTCACCCACGCCCCGGTGGAGACCATAGAGAAGCTGGAGGAGGCGGTCCGCGCCTTCCCCACCGCCAACTGGGCCGCCGTGGGGGTGGGGGCGCTGGCCCTGGCGATTTTGTGCCTGTGGCCCAGGGTGAAGCCGGTGCAAAAAATCCCCGCCTCCCTCATCGCCGTGGTGGTGACGGCGGCGGCGGTGAAGCTGATGGCCCTGCCGGTAAACACCATTGGCGACCTGTACACCATCTCCAGCGCCCCGCCTCAGCTCCATCTGCCCGCCTTCTCCTATGACACGGTGGCGGCGGTACTGCCCGATGCCTTTACCATCGCGGTGCTGGCGGCTATTGAGTCTCTGCTGTCCGCCGTGGTGGCCGACGAGATGATCAACTCCCGGCACAACTCCAACATGGAGCTGGTGGCCCAGGGGGCGGGCAACGCCGCCTCCGCCCTGTTCGGGGGCATCCCCGCCACCGGAGCCATCGCCCGCACCGCAGCCAACATCAAAAACGGGGGCCGCTCCCCGGTGGCCGGTATCGTCCACGCGGGGGTGCTCCTGCTGGTGCTGGTACTGCTGATGCCCTACGCCGCCCTCATCCCCATGCCCTGCATCGCCGCCATTTTGTTCCAGGTGGCCTATAACATGAGCGGCTGGCGCACGGTGGTGAAGGTGGTGAAGCGCTCCCCCAAGAGCGACGTGGCCGTGCTGGCGGTGACCTTCCTGCTGACGGTGATCTTCGATCTGGTGGTAGCCATTGTGGTGGGCCTGTCTCTGGCCTGCCTGCTGTTTATGAAGCGCATGGCCGACGTGGCGGTGGTCAAGGAGTGGGAGTACGTGGAGGACACCGGCGACGACCAGGGCCGGATGAAGCCCGTCCCCGCCCATGTGATGGTCTATGAGATCAGCGGCCCCATGTTCTTCGGCGCGGCAGATAAGATCCCCCACATGGAGCGGGCCAGCGGGCGGAGCGTGCTGATCCTGCGAATGCGCTCGGTGCCCGCTATGGACATCACTGCCCTGAACAGCCTTCAACGGCTCTATGGGGAGTGCCGGGACAAGGGGATTGCGGTCATCTTCTCCCACGTCAACGAGCAGCCCATGTCGGTGTTCCGCAAGTCCGGTCTGCTGGACGCGGTGGGGGAGGAGAACTTCGCCCCCAACATCGACGCCGCCCTGGCCCGCGCGGCGGAGCTGCGCCAGCCGGCTGTGACCGGGGCGGAGGGGAAGTAA
- the metF gene encoding 5,10-methylenetetrahydrofolate reductase translates to MKLCELFGKGRTVFSCEVFPPKRNDPVDSIYQTLDGLKDIRPDFISVTFGAGGSQVNQTTRDIAALIENRYHIPAMAHLTCVAAGREDVDRLLADLKADGVENVLALRGDVNPDYPPKTDFKYASDLVSYIRARGDFGVSAACYPEGHLESPDLVSDLRHLKEKVDAGAQHLVSQLFFDNDDFFRFLERARIAGINVPIEAGIMPVLSKNSIQRMVSMCGASLPSKLTRILARYGDHPDALREAGIAYAIDQISDLIAGGVEGIHLYTMNNPDVARQIAGSIDSIRKV, encoded by the coding sequence GTGAAACTGTGTGAATTGTTCGGCAAGGGCCGGACCGTGTTTTCCTGCGAGGTGTTCCCCCCCAAGCGGAACGACCCCGTCGACAGCATCTATCAGACCCTGGACGGGTTGAAGGACATCCGGCCCGACTTTATCAGCGTCACCTTTGGCGCGGGGGGCTCCCAGGTCAACCAGACCACCCGGGACATCGCCGCCCTCATTGAGAACCGGTACCACATCCCCGCCATGGCCCACCTGACCTGCGTAGCCGCCGGGAGGGAGGACGTGGACCGCCTGCTGGCCGATCTGAAAGCCGACGGCGTGGAGAACGTCCTGGCCCTGCGGGGGGACGTAAACCCGGACTATCCCCCGAAAACCGACTTCAAATACGCCAGCGACCTGGTCAGCTACATACGGGCCCGGGGGGATTTCGGCGTCTCCGCCGCCTGCTACCCAGAGGGGCATCTGGAGAGCCCCGACCTGGTCAGCGACCTGCGGCATTTGAAGGAGAAGGTAGACGCCGGAGCCCAGCACCTGGTAAGCCAGCTCTTTTTCGACAACGACGACTTCTTCCGCTTCCTGGAGCGGGCCCGGATCGCGGGCATCAACGTGCCCATCGAGGCGGGCATCATGCCTGTGCTGTCCAAGAATTCCATCCAGCGGATGGTGTCCATGTGCGGCGCCAGCCTGCCCAGCAAGCTGACCCGCATCCTGGCCCGGTACGGCGACCACCCCGACGCCCTGCGGGAGGCGGGCATCGCCTATGCCATCGACCAGATCTCCGACCTGATCGCCGGAGGCGTGGAGGGCATCCACCTGTACACCATGAACAACCCCGACGTAGCCCGGCAGATCGCCGGGAGTATCGATTCCATTCGGAAGGTGTAA
- the ndhF gene encoding Nicotinate dehydrogenase FAD-subunit, whose protein sequence is MSTCYIPKTLDELGQALGRLTEHSLILAGGTDLVLRLRSKHLEPDALLSLSDVPELREIEITPERASIGAMATMAQVNQAVDGLPDLQALADAAGGVGSPQIRNKGTIGGNAANASAAADLPPVLWLLNAQAEIIGPGGARRTIPVQELPDGHQGNTLAVGEVVVRFVIDRVPLKGWRSAFVKLGHRSQVTISRIGLAAALLQEEDGTVRDARIVAGAIKPVPFPLPAAEDILRGKRPDPALAVELGETFKGNTRRVYKENAAKGVFQDVLLRFQ, encoded by the coding sequence ATGAGTACCTGTTATATTCCCAAAACCCTGGACGAGCTGGGCCAGGCCCTGGGCCGGCTCACCGAACACAGCCTGATTCTGGCCGGAGGCACCGACCTGGTCCTCCGCCTGCGGAGCAAGCACCTGGAGCCCGACGCTCTGCTGTCTCTCAGCGACGTGCCGGAACTCCGGGAAATCGAGATTACCCCGGAGCGGGCCTCCATCGGGGCGATGGCCACCATGGCCCAGGTGAATCAGGCCGTTGACGGCCTGCCCGACCTCCAGGCCCTGGCCGACGCCGCCGGAGGGGTGGGCTCCCCCCAGATCCGCAACAAGGGCACCATCGGCGGCAACGCCGCCAACGCCTCCGCCGCCGCCGACCTGCCCCCGGTGCTGTGGCTGCTCAACGCCCAGGCGGAAATCATTGGCCCCGGCGGGGCACGCCGCACCATCCCCGTTCAGGAGCTGCCCGACGGCCATCAGGGCAACACCCTGGCGGTGGGCGAGGTGGTGGTCCGCTTTGTCATCGACCGGGTCCCCCTCAAGGGCTGGCGGTCCGCCTTCGTGAAGCTGGGCCACCGGTCCCAGGTGACCATCTCCCGCATCGGGCTGGCGGCGGCCCTCCTCCAGGAGGAGGACGGCACGGTCCGGGACGCCCGAATTGTGGCGGGGGCCATCAAGCCGGTCCCCTTCCCCCTGCCCGCCGCCGAGGACATCCTCCGGGGCAAGCGCCCCGACCCGGCCCTGGCCGTGGAGCTGGGGGAGACCTTCAAGGGCAACACCCGCCGGGTCTATAAAGAAAACGCCGCCAAGGGCGTGTTTCAGGACGTTCTGCTCCGGTTCCAATAG